The Funiculus sociatus GB2-C1 DNA window ATGAATAACGACTATTCATCGTCAGATTTAACAAAGTAGCAGCGATTTCATTTAATGGGAGAATCCAATCGATACAGCCTGTATCAATGGCGGTTTCTGGCATCCCGAAACTATCTGAAGATGTTTGATCCTGCGCGATCGTTTTGCCTCCCATTTTTTTGATCGCCTTGATACCGCTGGCACCATCGGCACCTTTGCCAGTGAGGATGACGGCGATCACCCGCTCTTTAAAACTAGCTGCTACTGACTCAAATAGCAGATCGGCTGAGGGGCGCACAAAGTGTACCAATTCGGTTTTTGATAGCTCGATGGTAGCGTCTGGGTTAACCAGCAGATGATGATTGGGAGGGGCGATGTAGACTTTTCCGGGACGCAATTGATCTCCTTGTTGTGCCTGCTTAACCGGCAAAGCCATGCGAGCATTCAGGATTTCAGCTAGTTGGCTGGCACGATGGGGTTCTAGGTGTTGCACTATAGCGATCGCTGCCGGAAAGTTTTCCGGTAAGGCAGACAAAAGCTCAGTTAAGGCTTTCATCCCTCCAGCAGAGGATGCGATCGCCACTATTGGGAATGGGGATTCGGGGCTGGGGACTGGGGGCTGGGAAGACAAGGTTTCTGCCCCATCTCGCCAGTTTCTGTTGTCTACTCTCCCATTCTGCCCATTTTCCACTTCCTCCCCATCTCCATGTTTCAGGCCTTTTAACAGCACTTGCCGGATAACGGCAGCGTTTTGCTGTGCCTCCTGTTCCTGCTGTGCAAACCGTTGGGCTGACCTGGCTTGGTTGCGCTCGTGTGCGCCTTTAAACATCCGATTGGCAAGAGCCGCCCGCTCCTCCAGCGCTCGGAGTCCGCTCCACAGCGCGGTTTCTAGCGCCTCTGATTGCTCCGCTAGCAGCGTTTCCCCAGAAAAGGCGTGACCTGTGCGGCATCGGAAGCGGAGCAGTTTTCCGTCACCTAGTTCCCACAATGCGCCGCCGCAA harbors:
- a CDS encoding chemotaxis protein CheB — translated: MPGHDIIVIGASAGGVEALSKLVKALPTDLPAAIFVVLHVPAHGTSLMPNILNRYGTLRAAHPEDGAPIQHGHIYVAPPNYHLMIKRGYVHLARGPKENGHRPAVDPLFRTAAQHYGRRVIGVVLSGNLDDGTAGLAGVKSRGGIAIAQNPDEALFSGMPRSAIENVDVDHILPLNAIAPFLVRLAQEQVEEKAGSASAQMETETDLVELDMAAHSKYERPGTPSGFACPDCGGALWELGDGKLLRFRCRTGHAFSGETLLAEQSEALETALWSGLRALEERAALANRMFKGAHERNQARSAQRFAQQEQEAQQNAAVIRQVLLKGLKHGDGEEVENGQNGRVDNRNWRDGAETLSSQPPVPSPESPFPIVAIASSAGGMKALTELLSALPENFPAAIAIVQHLEPHRASQLAEILNARMALPVKQAQQGDQLRPGKVYIAPPNHHLLVNPDATIELSKTELVHFVRPSADLLFESVAASFKERVIAVILTGKGADGASGIKAIKKMGGKTIAQDQTSSDSFGMPETAIDTGCIDWILPLNEIAATLLNLTMNSRYS